The following proteins come from a genomic window of Nitrospinota bacterium:
- a CDS encoding thiamine pyrophosphate-dependent enzyme, with translation MSKVTANSKGTSKGSAKQVTDFLSGNEMSALAASQVNFHVMGYYPITPSTEVAEFLDEMKASGKHETVLIPGDGEHGAAGICYGASTAGGRVFNATSANGLLFSIEQMPVQSGTRMPMVLNLVCRSVSGPLDIRGDHSDLYSTLNLGWLILCAKDPQATYDFVAIATKVGEHKDVRLPVIVADDGFFTSHQKRRISRFEDAKTIQDFVGPFQYEYSSVDPANPVTFGPYMNDPDQINNKKQLSLAMEASRAVFRDVFAEWEKLSGRKYNMLETYRMEDAEAAVMILNSAADTAMSVCDKLRAEGKKVGVVYPTVIRPFPGEELRKACKNVKALLVADRADVYGAQGGAMTIDAKSALKDDPNNKTLVLSRIYGLGGKDYYDHDAIEMFNLALDTAAKGKVEIAYDYIGAEPGDVSYSILTKNDAIKKEASSPGVISATKDEATGKVVVKGVKPKDLTKMPQRIAPGHGACPGCGIFTNIGTFLKGIEGHVVMLWHTGCGMVVTTGYPNTAFNITYIHNLFQNGAATLSGVVEMFAERKRRGEIPSDEEITFIMVTGDGGLDIGLGPALGTAFRNHKMIILEYDNQGYMNTGHQLSYTTPLGHATSTSNVGSHQTGKTFNHKDSAQLFASCHIPYVFTATDANYKDLMTKAAKAQWYARNEGLVFGKFFSVCPLNWKHEDDQGMPVGEAAVNSNFFPLYEVEHGVTTLNYDPEAKGKKVDVIEWLKMMGKTKHLLKPENKHIVDRFRDEVDRRFARIKAMSEHPLL, from the coding sequence ATGAGCAAGGTAACAGCAAACTCAAAAGGAACTTCCAAAGGGTCCGCCAAACAGGTAACGGATTTCCTGAGCGGTAACGAAATGTCGGCTCTCGCCGCGTCACAGGTCAACTTCCATGTGATGGGATACTACCCTATCACCCCTTCTACTGAAGTTGCCGAATTCCTCGACGAAATGAAGGCCTCCGGCAAACATGAAACGGTACTAATACCGGGCGATGGTGAGCATGGCGCCGCTGGTATCTGCTACGGCGCATCGACAGCCGGTGGACGCGTTTTCAACGCGACATCCGCAAACGGTCTTCTCTTCTCCATCGAACAGATGCCTGTACAGTCGGGAACCAGAATGCCGATGGTGCTAAACCTTGTGTGCCGTTCAGTATCCGGTCCGCTTGATATCCGCGGCGACCACAGCGACCTGTACTCCACGCTGAATCTTGGTTGGCTCATTTTATGCGCCAAGGATCCGCAGGCTACCTACGATTTTGTCGCTATTGCCACAAAGGTAGGCGAGCATAAGGATGTAAGGCTTCCGGTAATCGTTGCCGATGACGGATTCTTCACAAGCCACCAGAAGCGGAGAATAAGCCGCTTCGAGGACGCAAAAACCATACAGGATTTCGTTGGGCCGTTCCAGTATGAATACTCTTCTGTCGATCCGGCAAACCCGGTCACATTCGGCCCGTACATGAACGACCCCGATCAGATAAACAATAAAAAACAGCTCTCCCTTGCCATGGAAGCATCCAGGGCCGTGTTCAGGGATGTGTTTGCCGAGTGGGAGAAGCTTTCGGGCAGAAAGTACAATATGCTCGAAACCTACAGGATGGAAGACGCCGAAGCGGCAGTAATGATACTCAATTCGGCGGCAGACACGGCAATGAGCGTCTGCGATAAGCTCCGAGCTGAAGGAAAAAAGGTCGGCGTGGTATATCCCACGGTTATCCGCCCCTTCCCAGGCGAAGAATTAAGGAAAGCCTGCAAGAATGTAAAAGCTCTTCTTGTAGCTGACCGGGCCGACGTATACGGCGCCCAGGGTGGAGCGATGACTATCGACGCCAAATCGGCCTTAAAGGACGACCCGAACAACAAGACGCTTGTATTGAGCCGGATCTATGGACTCGGAGGAAAGGATTACTACGATCACGACGCGATTGAGATGTTCAATCTCGCGCTCGATACCGCCGCAAAAGGGAAAGTGGAAATCGCGTACGACTATATCGGTGCCGAACCGGGGGATGTCAGCTACTCCATCCTAACCAAGAACGACGCTATTAAAAAAGAAGCAAGCTCACCGGGGGTTATCTCTGCCACGAAAGATGAAGCAACCGGTAAAGTGGTCGTAAAAGGGGTAAAACCGAAAGACCTTACGAAGATGCCTCAAAGGATAGCCCCGGGTCACGGCGCATGCCCAGGTTGCGGGATATTCACAAATATCGGCACTTTCCTCAAAGGGATCGAGGGGCATGTGGTGATGCTTTGGCACACCGGCTGCGGAATGGTCGTGACCACCGGCTACCCGAATACAGCCTTCAACATTACATATATCCATAACCTCTTCCAGAACGGCGCCGCAACACTTTCAGGCGTGGTAGAGATGTTCGCCGAGCGAAAAAGAAGGGGCGAGATCCCAAGTGATGAAGAGATAACGTTCATAATGGTAACAGGTGACGGCGGCCTTGATATCGGTCTTGGACCGGCACTTGGAACAGCTTTCAGAAATCATAAGATGATCATCCTTGAGTACGATAACCAGGGTTACATGAATACAGGGCATCAGCTGTCATATACAACCCCTCTTGGTCATGCCACCTCCACCTCGAACGTGGGGTCACACCAGACCGGAAAGACGTTCAACCACAAGGATTCGGCCCAGCTCTTTGCTTCGTGCCATATTCCGTATGTCTTCACCGCGACGGACGCCAACTACAAGGACCTTATGACCAAAGCGGCAAAGGCACAGTGGTACGCCAGGAACGAGGGGCTCGTATTCGGCAAATTCTTCTCTGTTTGCCCCCTTAACTGGAAGCATGAGGATGACCAGGGGATGCCGGTTGGCGAAGCGGCCGTAAACAGCAACTTCTTCCCCTTGTACGAAGTTGAGCATGGAGTTACTACGCTGAACTACGATCCTGAAGCGAAAGGTAAAAAAGTAGATGTAATCGAATGGCTGAAAATGATGGGCAAAACCAAGCATCTTCTTAAACCGGAGAACAAACATATCGTGGACAGGTTCCGGGATGAGGTAGACAGGAGATTTGCCAGAATAAAGGCTATGTCTGAACATCCACTGTTGTAA
- a CDS encoding 2-oxoacid:acceptor oxidoreductase family protein — MQKLPITNDLGFYEIRMASIGGFGANLAGKILAEAGILNMGFNGSNFSSYGSEKKGSPVGSFVRFCAADHNVRVNAPVTEPHMLVIFLEAIAQNEGMLTGVNEESIVILNTSMNAEEARDYIKLPCGTLVVIDAMKIALEEKTRVNTALLGTMAAVSGFISQDAVKDSIKTALGKKYAFLIEPNIKTFDRGASEYSSKKFASDGKYPLQPFSPHGQKLGYLNQPIGGVIPAAGTSMFKDLTASRSGMIPVLNVEKCTNCGECDITCPDYSFEWKEGANKKGKIEQVLQRINYRYCKGCLRCVRICKFDALTEHVEASVNPAVIEKGFVKDLKEIE; from the coding sequence ATGCAAAAATTACCTATAACGAATGATCTGGGATTTTACGAAATCCGAATGGCAAGCATCGGGGGTTTCGGCGCCAATCTCGCCGGAAAGATACTTGCCGAAGCCGGGATTCTTAACATGGGCTTTAACGGCTCAAACTTTTCGAGTTACGGTTCCGAGAAGAAAGGCTCTCCTGTCGGTTCGTTTGTCAGGTTTTGCGCCGCCGACCACAATGTAAGGGTGAACGCCCCCGTAACCGAGCCGCACATGCTGGTCATCTTTTTGGAGGCGATTGCCCAGAATGAAGGGATGCTTACCGGCGTAAACGAGGAGAGCATAGTAATCCTCAATACAAGCATGAACGCGGAAGAAGCGAGGGATTACATCAAACTCCCTTGCGGCACGCTGGTGGTCATTGACGCCATGAAAATCGCGCTTGAAGAGAAGACCCGCGTAAACACCGCGCTCCTTGGCACGATGGCGGCCGTAAGCGGTTTCATCTCACAGGACGCTGTAAAGGATTCCATAAAGACCGCGCTTGGAAAGAAGTACGCGTTCCTGATAGAACCGAACATAAAGACGTTTGACAGAGGAGCGAGTGAATATAGCTCCAAGAAATTCGCATCGGACGGGAAATATCCGCTACAGCCGTTCTCCCCGCACGGGCAGAAACTCGGCTATCTCAACCAGCCTATCGGCGGCGTCATCCCTGCGGCAGGGACATCGATGTTCAAGGATCTTACCGCCAGCCGCTCCGGCATGATTCCAGTATTAAATGTCGAGAAATGCACAAACTGCGGCGAATGCGACATCACATGCCCCGATTACAGCTTTGAATGGAAGGAAGGGGCAAACAAAAAAGGTAAAATAGAGCAAGTGCTTCAAAGGATCAACTACCGCTACTGCAAAGGTTGCCTTCGTTGCGTAAGAATATGTAAATTTGACGCCCTCACCGAGCATGTTGAAGCGTCGGTAAATCCGGCGGTCATCGAAAAGGGCTTCGTGAAAGACCTAAAGGAGATAGAATGA
- the recR gene encoding recombination mediator RecR, producing MESSITVATLTEELQKLPGIGKKTAERLVYALLKSENRQATTLGNALRDLDEKVILCGECGGITETDPCSICVSGERDRSIICVVEQPLDIAIFERMGKFKGLYHVLMGTISPLDGMGPESLKIDKLMQRIEKNKVKEVIVATNPTMDGEATALYLSNVLKKLAVEVTRIARGIPVGGDIEYVDEITLLKSLEGRQKI from the coding sequence ATGGAATCCTCCATTACGGTAGCTACGCTGACCGAGGAACTGCAGAAGCTCCCCGGTATCGGCAAGAAAACGGCAGAACGGCTGGTGTATGCGCTTCTGAAATCGGAAAACAGGCAGGCGACGACGCTTGGAAACGCGCTAAGGGACCTGGACGAGAAGGTGATACTTTGCGGCGAGTGCGGAGGTATCACCGAGACCGACCCATGTTCGATATGCGTTTCCGGGGAACGGGATCGCTCAATAATATGCGTAGTGGAACAACCTCTCGATATTGCGATCTTTGAGAGGATGGGGAAATTCAAGGGGCTCTATCATGTGCTGATGGGGACCATCTCCCCGCTGGATGGAATGGGGCCGGAGTCGCTGAAAATTGACAAACTTATGCAACGAATTGAAAAAAATAAGGTTAAGGAGGTTATTGTGGCCACAAACCCGACCATGGACGGAGAAGCGACGGCCCTTTATCTCTCGAATGTACTGAAAAAATTGGCCGTAGAGGTGACCAGAATAGCCCGCGGGATACCTGTTGGGGGGGATATCGAGTATGTTGACGAAATTACTCTGCTTAAATCACTTGAAGGCAGACAGAAAATATAG
- a CDS encoding YbaB/EbfC family nucleoid-associated protein, which produces MSRLLGDLLQKAQNIKSKVTEFRDELKERKVDAVSEDGLIKVVATCDKEIVSISIDPGCLTDGGKLQEALLKTVNDALDKAGEVQKEVGQRAMKEAGISLPGLF; this is translated from the coding sequence ATGTCAAGACTGTTGGGTGATCTGCTTCAGAAAGCGCAGAATATAAAGTCGAAAGTGACCGAATTCCGCGACGAGCTGAAGGAGAGAAAGGTCGATGCTGTATCGGAAGACGGCTTGATAAAGGTTGTTGCAACCTGCGACAAGGAGATCGTCTCTATATCCATTGATCCCGGCTGCCTGACGGACGGCGGCAAACTGCAGGAAGCATTATTGAAGACCGTGAACGACGCCCTGGATAAGGCCGGCGAGGTTCAAAAAGAGGTTGGGCAACGCGCAATGAAAGAAGCGGGAATATCGCTACCCGGCCTGTTTTAA